In Ktedonobacteraceae bacterium, the genomic window AGGCAATAATGAGACATCTTCCAGGTGTTCTGGCCGTATGCCGAAGGTCAGGTTTTTGTCAGCCGCGGCTCGTGTCTGCTCGACGTACAGCGGCGGAACCTCGACCTGCCCTACGTCGGGAATGACGATTCGAGTTGTGTTGCCATCCGCTACTACCTGGGCGCCAGGGAAGAAATTCATGGCAGGGGAGCCAATGAAACCGGCCACAAAGAGGTTGGAGGGATGATCATACAGTTCCTGCGGCGCGCCCAACTGCTGGATGACACCGGCATTCAAGACGGCGATGCGGGTTCCCATGGTCATCGCCTCGGTCTGGTCATGTGTGACATAGACAAACGTGGTCTTGACGCGCTGGTGAATCTTGGAGATTTCAGCACGCGTCTGGACGCGCAGCTTGGCATCCAGGTTGGAGAGCGGCTCGTCCAACAGGAAGACTTGCGCGGAACGGACCAGGGCACGACCTAACGCGACGCGCTGGCGCTGTCCGCCCGAAAGCTCTTTGGGCTTGCGTTTGAGCAGTTGTTGCAGGCCGAGGATTTCCGCCGCGTCTTCCACACGCTTTTTAATTTCTTGCTGTGGGAAGTGACG contains:
- the ugpC gene encoding sn-glycerol-3-phosphate ABC transporter ATP-binding protein UgpC, producing the protein MARVAFEHVYKRFGKVEVVHDINLDIKDKEFLVLVGPSGCGKSTCLRMIAGLEDATEGLIYIGDRVVNNVDPKDRDIAMVFQNYALYPHMTVYDNMAFGLKLRHFPQQEIKKRVEDAAEILGLQQLLKRKPKELSGGQRQRVALGRALVRSAQVFLLDEPLSNLDAKLRVQTRAEISKIHQRVKTTFVYVTHDQTEAMTMGTRIAVLNAGVIQQLGAPQELYDHPSNLFVAGFIGSPAMNFFPGAQVVADGNTTRIVIPDVGQVEVPPLYVEQTRAAADKNLTFGIRPEHLEDVSLLPENARTGSVLQGPVDVVEHLGSELLVYMTAGGKNIVARVDPRSHAHPGGVIALHVDNEYIHLFDTDTGAAIY